Genomic window (Pseudopipra pipra isolate bDixPip1 chromosome 7, bDixPip1.hap1, whole genome shotgun sequence):
AGTCCCCGGCACCCGCCCCGATTACCCGGCccattcaaacaaacaaacagaaacccGCCCCGTCGCAAAGCCAACCCGACGGTAAACTTTCTAATGACTTCTTCTTTCAAGTGCTTAAAAGGCAAGGAACACcgcggggggtggggggaagaggggggtATCCATCTCCCGgccggggcgggaggggggcCGGAGCTGCCGCCGCTCGCGGTCCGTCTGTCCGTCAGTCCTGCCGGACGACGGGACAGGGACGCGAGCCGGTGTGCGGTGGGTGTGTTTGCAGGAaccgggagggagggaggggacgGGGGGAGTTAAAGAAACAGCATAGTTAATATTTCCACATCAGGAAGTTACTGTAATAGCCCAGGGGGCAAAAGACTTAACTTAATCTCCTAAATAGTGAGGAACCCATGGCGTCTCTGTTATAGGTTGGAGTTCCCACGTGGTTTTAACTCCTGTATAAAAGTTTCAGTAGAAAGTGCCACAATGTCGTGATTTTGCAGGGGGAAAAATTAGAAGAAGATCAGAGGAAGATAAGCGAGGAGCAAGCAGCTTCCCGGAGACCTTTCACTGCGGATCGGAGAGGGAACATCAGACGcgttaaaaaagaaaaacaaaaacaaaaaccaaaaatccaaacaaaacaaaaaaccccaaacaaaacaaaacacagcgTTCAAGCCAGCACAAGGCGAGCGAAAGATCAAAAAGACGCAGAGAGGGAGACAGATTAACTggagcggcagcagcagcaacaacaaaaatcacacttaaaataataataacaataataataataaaacccaaaccaccaacaAGGGAGATATTGTTTAAAAAGAGCGAGCGAGGGAGCGAGCCGAAGAGCTGGTCTGACTGAGAGGATCCGTGCAGCTTCTCCTGGGATCGCCGGGATCGCGCCGCTTCCCCGCGCCGCGCAGCGTGCGGTGCCCTGCCCGCGGCGGGGGTCCCCGGGCGCCGCCGCCGCATCCGCGCCGGACTCCGGACCCTCCGCgctgctttgaaaaataaaagcacctCGCTAATAATAAGCGGGGCGGTGGGGGGAGAAGACTCGCAACAGTGGAGCTGCCAGCCGCGcaccccctccccgccgcccccgaCTCCCTCCCCAGCTATGCTCCGGGTCAACTTTGATGGCACGTTGAGAAGCAGCGGGCGCTGAAAGGGGACAACCGAGCGGCGCGGAGCCGACCTGCTCAGAGACCTGCACCCACGGATTGTCCTGCGGGGGCGGAGTGGGCGGGGGGGTACAAGTGGCATTtctcccccccctccttccAGGCTATAAATTGGATTGTATATAAATCTGCTTCGTTTATCTCCCTGACCCCCCTCAATGACGCTGGACTAGAGAGCTCCTCTCCGCGGCCCGCCCGGACCTGCCGAAGCGAGCGATGGACCACGAGCGACTGCGCCCGGGGATGCCCCTCTGAAGCGACGCGGGGCACCGGGGCAGCGCGGCGCCGCCTCTCCCCTGCTCCCCGGATCCCCTTGCACCTCCGGCTCGCTCCCcgctccccctccctcctccccgggCTCCGCAGCCACCCCCTCACCTGCTGCCGTCCCCCTCCCCCGTGGAGCCGGGCTCTCCGTGCACGCCAAGcctgctgcccccccctccctccccaactTCGCCCTCGGTGCCTGCGCGTGCAGCCTCCCCCCTCCGCCTCCCCGGCGGCACACGCCGCTTCCCCGGGCGCCCCCTCCCTCCGCCGCGGCTCCCCCCCTGCGCGGAGCGGTTGCGGCCCCCCAGCTTGGCTGCCACCGCCCCCTCCGCGCCGCGGAGCGCTCGGAGCGGCGCTGCCTGCAGACGGGCTCCCTGCGGCGCTCCGGGGCGGCCCCCAGCTCGGCCCCCCGCTCCTCCGCCATGGACGGGGCGGCTCGCCGGGGGGTGCTGGCCGCGCTGCTGGCCTgcgggctgctcctgctgggcgCCGCGGCCACCCCGACCCCGCCGGCCCCCGCCGGCGGCTCCCCGCAGGACACATGCACCTCCTGCGGCTTCCGGCGGCCCGAGGAGCCGGGCAAGGTGGACGGGGATTTCCTGGAGGCGGTGAAGAGGCACATCCTGAGCCGGCTGCAGATGCGGGACCGGCCCAACATCACGCACGCCGTGCCCAAGGCGGCCATGGTCACGGCGCTGCGCAAGCTGCACGCCGGCAAGGTGCGGGAGGACGGCCGCGTGGAGATCCCCAGCCTGGACGGGCAGGCGAGCGCCGGGCCCCCGGCGCACGACCCGGTCTCCGAGATCATCAGCTTCGCCGAGACAGGTGGGCGCCGCCCGGCCgcgcgcccccgccgcccgcgtCCCCTGCCCGACCCGCCGCGGCCCCTGCCCTGCCGCGCTCCCCGCCTGTCCTGCATCGCCCCGTCTGTCATTCCCCCTGCTCGACCCCTGTCAGTCCCCCTGCTTGACCCCTGTCAGTCCTCCCGCTCGCCCTGCCTGTCCTCCTGCCCACCTTCTCTTTCCGCCTGCCTGACCCCTGGCAGTTCCCCGACCACCCTTGCCTGGCCCCCTGCGTACCCTGCCTGTCCTCCTGCCTGTCCTCCTGCCTGTCGTCCTGCCTGCTACAGGCACCTGGCTGCCGAGCTCACCCGCTTGCCCTCCGCCTCATCCGCTCTCCCCTCTGCCCCGCACCATCCCGCCCTGACCCTGCCGGTGCCTTCCCATCCTCCGTGCTTGTGTCCCCGTGCCCGGAATTCTCCCCGGGTTGTGCCCTGCAACTCTCCTCGcttgtccctccatccctccgcAGCCTCCGTGCCCCCGGCTCTCCTCCGGCGGTCCTTCCAGCTGCACAGGGGCTTGTCTCGGTCCCTGCGTGTCCCACTGTCCCTCCTCCACCTGTCCCACTCCATCTCTTGCATCCCTTGCCTCCTCTATCTGCCCTGCACGTTCATCTGCTTCACTGCCTGCATCTGTCTATTAAGGCTTGCATTTGCTGTCTTCcctttctatttatttctcatttatttagcttttatttGCAGTGTTGGCCTTGTCTGTTTGTCCACTGCGTGCAGGGTCCTACCAAGTGTATCTATCTCCTCTCTGTCCGTCAGTCCGTTTACTAACAGTGCCCTCCATCCCCTTGGTACCAGCCATCTCAATCCCATCCAGCCATTGCAGTTATGTGTCACTGAATCCCTTCAGCATAGCTTTCCAGCAGTTTAACCACTGTCCCTGTGAACTTTGCACATCTGGCTGTAACACCATCACTCTGCAAATTACCTCTCTTCTGTTTATCTGCCcatctctcctttccttcatCGCTCTGTCGCTCagttcatttttctctctttctatcTTTCTGTGGCATCTATGTATCATTTGTCcacaaaataaatctctttctATCCTGTATGCTGCCCACTCATCTTCTTTATCTACCCTCCCACTTACCAAAAGCATATACATTTACAGTATCTATGGGATCTGTTGCATTATACATATGCTTGTTATATTCACATACAAAATTTATGAGCGCACACAATCTCACACAACACAAGTGATGTGGATCGGTGCAGCAACACCGTactgttctttttctgtcactgcCACCACGGTTTATGAAGAAGTTGTGTATTTACTAACACGCGAAAGGCTTTCTTAGCGTACATTTAGGgggttattattttttaataggcTGTTGTTGGGAGATCTGGGGTGGGCTTGTACTTCCATTTGGTATTCAGTCAATCGCTGTCTTTTGTAACACTTCCGAAATTGACTTTATGTAAAATGTAGACAAACACAGTGAAAATTTTTGTCACTGAACTATTACAAGGTACTGAATGGGCTCTGGAGACACATTTGAAAGGCATCTAGGGTAACAAATGAAGACAGCGACTACGCAAAAAATCCCATTCAGAGATTGACAAAAATGCTACAGATtcttgggaaaagaaaaggaagaaaaatctacatttaGCTCTGTACAGAGGGAAGCAAAACAGATAAGGGCAGATGAGAAAATGCCTTTCCagcaataattttaaatagCGATTGGGATGCTTTGATTCAGGGACCAGAATTACAGTCTCCGCCATAAAGGCCAGCTTGCACATTTATCACCTACGCCAAATTTAGTTAGGACTTGTAGTACAAAATTGCAGGAGGGCCACTGGTATTTCTGAAACATTTCATGCAGCAGGCTCTTCTGTTTACAAATAAGGGGTTATGTCAGACATTTGGTGACATTTGGTTTTCTGTGACAATTTCTCTCCTTTAATTCTGGTGTTACTGAAAAGCGAATTGAGAACAGCCAATAACAGCGTTGCAGCGGGAACAACCGCTTCATTGCCTCTCTTCGTATGGGAGTTTATAATTTCGGGGAGAAAAGGCAGAGATTGAAATGATTAATAATAGCAGATATTCTACCAGACTTTAGTGGGGGTTAGCTTGATATTTTGGACAAGCCGGCACattgctgaaatattttcccttctgtCTCGTGAATCCTTTCCTTTAAAACCGCAGCGAGAATATGTGCAAATCGAAACAAAATCCCTGGTTTGGCATTGGTGTTTCAGTGATTATTGAAAGAGCTCTCCCCGTGAGAATTGGCAGGTAGCTGAAAGTTAAAACTATTCTCAAACTGACAAGATAGCAGAGTCCTAGTGCTGGTCTTTTGCAAGGTGCTGGTGTAGCATCTTTGAAGCTGgctggctgggaaaaaaaacatattctGGAGAGCTTTGAGAGATCTGACACATCCGACTACAGCCCGATGCTGAAGGTTGCTGTGGGAAGTCCCcttttcaattaattttgaCTGCAAATTGGGGCGATTTGATGCAGTGCATGCCTtctggctggcacagccccgTTGCCATTCTCTTGATCTGCTGTGCTCCAGTGTTGTCCCTGAATCCAGAAAGGCACACAAGctaatgtttcctttttgacTTAATCTTGCTGATCTCTCCTTATCTTGCAGACGATCTGGCCTCATCTAGAGTCCGCCTCTATTTCTTCATCTCGAATGAAGGGAACCAGAACTTGTTTGTCGTTCAAGCCAGCCTGTGGCTTTACTTGAAGCTGCTTCCATATGTCTTAGAGAAAGGCAGCAGGCGAAAAGTAAGAGTCAAAGTCTATTTCCAAGACCCGGACACTAGCAACAAGTGGAATGTGGTTGAAAAGAAAGTTGATCTCAAAAGAAGTGGTTGGCACACTTTTCCCATGACAGAGGCGATCCAGGCTCTGTttgagagaggagaaaggagactGAACTTGGATGTTCAATGTGAGGGCTGTGAAGAGTATTCAGTGCTGCCAATTTATGTGGACCCCGGGGAGGAATCCCACCGGCCTTTTTTAGTGGTGCAAGCCCGTCTCGCCGATAACAAACACAGGATCCGGAAAAGAGGCCTGGAGTGCGATGGCAGGACCAATCTATGTTGCAGGCAACAGTTTTACATTGACTTTAGACTCATTGGGTGGAATGACTGGATCATAGCACCATCAGGTTACTATGGGAATTACTGTGAAGGGAGCTGCCCGGCCTACTTGGCTGGTGTCCCGGGGTCGGCTTCCTCCTTTCACACCGCTGTCGTGAATCAGTACCGAATGCGGGGGCTGAACCCGGGCACCGTGAACTCCTGTTGCATTCCAACCAAACTTAGCACAATGTCAATGCTGTACTTTGATGATGAATACAACATTGTGAAAAGGGACGTTCCCAATATGATTGTGGAAGAATGTGGTTGTGCTTGATTTAAGGtgtgtttttgggggggggagagagagagagaggggagagagagagagaaacattcCCGTACAAGATGGTGTTGGAGGAAGTTTCACTGTGTATCCAGGCATCAGTGTTGGAAAGTCACTGTGGAAAagtttgacaaaaaaaaaaaaaaaaaagaaaaaaataatcatttcaCTTTGGTGTCAGGACAGTGGCAGTTTGTGGATCATGGACACTTATATATTCTACCACTTATAAGTTAATGCTATGAAATATCttaaagacacacacacacacgaaaTGTGGGCACGCACACAAAACACGCGCtcatacacacagacacacacacagacacaaacacacacacacacacacagacacacacacacacacaaggcaGCTCGGAAAAGGGACATGAGCACAGAAAGTCAGTGACCAGTGACGACGGACCTAAATGCCTGCCAGTACGAGTGAACGGCTGAGCAGCTGTTTCCCCGCCTGCTGGCGAAGCCAGACCGAAATGAG
Coding sequences:
- the INHBB gene encoding inhibin beta B chain, with the translated sequence MDGAARRGVLAALLACGLLLLGAAATPTPPAPAGGSPQDTCTSCGFRRPEEPGKVDGDFLEAVKRHILSRLQMRDRPNITHAVPKAAMVTALRKLHAGKVREDGRVEIPSLDGQASAGPPAHDPVSEIISFAETDDLASSRVRLYFFISNEGNQNLFVVQASLWLYLKLLPYVLEKGSRRKVRVKVYFQDPDTSNKWNVVEKKVDLKRSGWHTFPMTEAIQALFERGERRLNLDVQCEGCEEYSVLPIYVDPGEESHRPFLVVQARLADNKHRIRKRGLECDGRTNLCCRQQFYIDFRLIGWNDWIIAPSGYYGNYCEGSCPAYLAGVPGSASSFHTAVVNQYRMRGLNPGTVNSCCIPTKLSTMSMLYFDDEYNIVKRDVPNMIVEECGCA